One Symphalangus syndactylus isolate Jambi chromosome 20, NHGRI_mSymSyn1-v2.1_pri, whole genome shotgun sequence DNA segment encodes these proteins:
- the STARD3 gene encoding stAR-related lipid transfer protein 3 isoform X9: protein MEQTNTGIRKNLEQEIIQYNFKTSFFDIFVLAFFRFSGLLLGYAVLRLRHWWVIAVTTLVSSAFLIVKVILSELLSKGAFGYLLPIVSFVLAWLETWFLDFKVLPQEAEEERWYLAAQAAVARGPLLFSGALSEGQFYSPPESFAGSDNESDEEVAGKKSFSAQEREYIRQGKEATAVVDQILAQEENWKFEKNNEYGDTVYTIEVPFHGKTFILKTFLPCPAELVYQEVILQPERMVLWNKTVTACQILQRVEDNTLISYDVSAGAAGGVVSPRDFVNVRRIERRRDRYLSSGIATIHSAKPPTHKYVRGENGPGGFIVLKSASNPRVCTFVWILNTDLKGRLPRYLIHQSLAATMFEFAFHLRQRISELGVQA, encoded by the exons ACCAACACAGGCATCCGTAAGAACTTGGAGCAGGAGATCATCCAGTACAACTTTAAAACTTCCTTCTTCGACATCTTC GTCCTGGCCTTCTTCCGCTTCTCTGGACTGCTCCTGGGCTATGCCGTGCTGCGGCTCCGGCACTGGTGGGTGATTGCG GTCACGACGCTGGTGTCCAGTGCATTCCTTATTGTCAAGGTCATCCTCTCTGAG CTGCTCAGCAAAGGGGCATTTGGCTACCTGCTCCCCATCGTCTCCTTTGTCCTCGCCTGGTTGGAGACCTGGTTCCTTGACTTCAAAGTCCTACCCCAGGAAGCCGAAGAGGAGCGAT GGTATCTTGCCGCCCAGGCTGCTGTTGCCCGTGGACCCCTGCTGTTCTCCGGTGCTCTGTCCGAGGGACAATTCTATTCACCCCCAGAATCCTTTGCAG GGTCTGACAATGAATCAGATGAAGAAGTTGCTGGGAAGAAAAGTTTCTCTGCTCAG GAGCGGGAGTACATCCGCCAGGGGAAGGAGGCCACAGCAGTGGTGGACCAGATCTTGGCCCAGGAAGAGAACTGGAAGTTTGAGAAGAATAAT GAATATGGGGACACCGTGTACACCATCGAAGTTCCCTTTCATGGCAAGACGTTTATCCTGAAG AccttcctgccctgccctgcggAGCTCGTGTACCAGGAGGTGATCCTGCAGCCCGAGAGGATGGTGCTGTGGAACAAAACAGTGACTGCCTGCCAG ATCCTGCAGCGAGTGGAAGACAACACCCTCATCTCCTATGACGTGTCTGCAGGGGCTGCGGGCGGCGTGGTCTCCCCAAG GGACTTCGTGAATGTCCGGCGCATTGAGCGGCGCAGGGACCGATACTTGTCATCAGGGATCGCCACCATACACAGTGCCAAGCCCCCGACGCACAAATATGTCCG GGGAGAGAATGGCCCTGGGGGCTTCATCGTGCTCAAGTCGGCCAGTAACCCCCGTGTCTGCACCTTTGTCTGGATTCTTAATACAGATCTCAAG GGCCGCCTGCCCCGGTACCTCATCCACCAGAGCCTCGCAGCCACCATGTTTGAATTTGCCTTTCACCTGCGACAGCGCATCAGCGAGCTGGGGGTCCAGGCGTGA
- the STARD3 gene encoding stAR-related lipid transfer protein 3 isoform X3: MSKLPWELTRDLERSLPAVASLGSSLSHSQSLSSHLLPPPEKRRAISDVRRTFCLFVTFDLLFISLLWIIELNTNTGIRKNLEQEIIQYNFKTSFFDIFVLAFFRFSGLLLGYAVLRLRHWWVIALLSKGAFGYLLPIVSFVLAWLETWFLDFKVLPQEAEEERWYLAAQAAVARGPLLFSGALSEGQFYSPPESFAGSDNESDEEVAGKKSFSAQEREYIRQGKEATAVVDQILAQEENWKFEKNNEYGDTVYTIEVPFHGKTFILKTFLPCPAELVYQEVILQPERMVLWNKTVTACQILQRVEDNTLISYDVSAGAAGGVVSPRDFVNVRRIERRRDRYLSSGIATIHSAKPPTHKYVRGENGPGGFIVLKSASNPRVCTFVWILNTDLKVGCWGAARAACPGTSSTRASQPPCLNLPFTCDSASASWGSRRDCAPSHPAGQGPVATTSRARKGASWACAAHIGPGPRLSPSTEPRSAWSRLSEQAVGWSTGLRGLLMFTWRPASWRSRLLSPTLPGQGLGWAPDLAGEAQGPGQGRAACHPCEDEGALHLPALSSVFLGLLKESGTLVGGWVAGGGGLLAMNLCLSQAVPSSRGLLGDLCNLSQLKT; the protein is encoded by the exons ATGAGCAAGCTGCCCTGGGAGCTGACTCGAGACTTGGAGCGCAGCctgcccgccgtggcctccctgGGCTCCTCGCTGTCCCACAGCCAGAGCCTCTCCTCGCACCTCCTTCCGCCGCCTGAGAAGCGAAGGGCCATCTCTGATGTCCGCCGCACCTTCTGTCTCTTCGTCACCTTCGACCTGCTGTTCATCTCCCTGCTCTGGATCATTGAACTGAAT ACCAACACAGGCATCCGTAAGAACTTGGAGCAGGAGATCATCCAGTACAACTTTAAAACTTCCTTCTTCGACATCTTC GTCCTGGCCTTCTTCCGCTTCTCTGGACTGCTCCTGGGCTATGCCGTGCTGCGGCTCCGGCACTGGTGGGTGATTGCG CTGCTCAGCAAAGGGGCATTTGGCTACCTGCTCCCCATCGTCTCCTTTGTCCTCGCCTGGTTGGAGACCTGGTTCCTTGACTTCAAAGTCCTACCCCAGGAAGCCGAAGAGGAGCGAT GGTATCTTGCCGCCCAGGCTGCTGTTGCCCGTGGACCCCTGCTGTTCTCCGGTGCTCTGTCCGAGGGACAATTCTATTCACCCCCAGAATCCTTTGCAG GGTCTGACAATGAATCAGATGAAGAAGTTGCTGGGAAGAAAAGTTTCTCTGCTCAG GAGCGGGAGTACATCCGCCAGGGGAAGGAGGCCACAGCAGTGGTGGACCAGATCTTGGCCCAGGAAGAGAACTGGAAGTTTGAGAAGAATAAT GAATATGGGGACACCGTGTACACCATCGAAGTTCCCTTTCATGGCAAGACGTTTATCCTGAAG AccttcctgccctgccctgcggAGCTCGTGTACCAGGAGGTGATCCTGCAGCCCGAGAGGATGGTGCTGTGGAACAAAACAGTGACTGCCTGCCAG ATCCTGCAGCGAGTGGAAGACAACACCCTCATCTCCTATGACGTGTCTGCAGGGGCTGCGGGCGGCGTGGTCTCCCCAAG GGACTTCGTGAATGTCCGGCGCATTGAGCGGCGCAGGGACCGATACTTGTCATCAGGGATCGCCACCATACACAGTGCCAAGCCCCCGACGCACAAATATGTCCG GGGAGAGAATGGCCCTGGGGGCTTCATCGTGCTCAAGTCGGCCAGTAACCCCCGTGTCTGCACCTTTGTCTGGATTCTTAATACAGATCTCAAGGTGGGGTGCTGGGGGGCTGCCAG GGCCGCCTGCCCCGGTACCTCATCCACCAGAGCCTCGCAGCCACCATGTTTGAATTTGCCTTTCACCTGCGACAGCGCATCAGCGAGCTGGGGGTCCAGGCGTGACTGTGCCCCCTCCCACCCTGCAGGCCAGGGTCCTGTCGCCACCACTTCCAGAGCCAGAAAGGGTGCCAGCTGGGCTTGCGCTGCCCACATAGGACCTGGCCCCAGGCTGTCACCCTCCACCGAGCCACGCAGTGCCTGGAGTAGACTGTCTGAGCAGGCTGTGGGGTGGAGCACTGGACTCCGGGGCCTGCTGATGTTTACATGGCGCCCTGCCTCCTGGAGGAGCAGATTGCTGTCCCCCACCTTGCCAGGGCAGGGTCTGGGCTGGGCACCTgacttggctggggaggcccagggccctgggcagggcagggcagcctGTCacccatgtgaagatgaaggggCTCTTCATCTGCCTGCGCTGTCATCGGTTTTTTTAGGATTATTGAAAGAGTCTGGGACCCTTGTTGGGGGGTGGGTGGCAGGTGGGGGTGGGCTGCTGGCCATGAATCTCTGCCTCTCCCAGGCTGTCCCCTCCTCCCGGGGCCTCCTGGGGGACCTTTGTAATTTAAGCCAATTAAAaacatga
- the STARD3 gene encoding stAR-related lipid transfer protein 3 isoform X4, producing the protein MSKLPWELTRDLERSLPAVASLGSSLSHSQSLSSHLLPPPEKRRAISDVRRTFCLFVTFDLLFISLLWIIELNTNTGIRKNLEQEIIQYNFKTSFFDIFVLAFFRFSGLLLGYAVLRLRHWWVIAVTTLVSSAFLIVKVILSELLSKGAFGYLLPIVSFVLAWLETWFLDFKVLPQEAEEERWSDNESDEEVAGKKSFSAQEREYIRQGKEATAVVDQILAQEENWKFEKNNEYGDTVYTIEVPFHGKTFILKTFLPCPAELVYQEVILQPERMVLWNKTVTACQILQRVEDNTLISYDVSAGAAGGVVSPRDFVNVRRIERRRDRYLSSGIATIHSAKPPTHKYVRGENGPGGFIVLKSASNPRVCTFVWILNTDLKVGCWGAARAACPGTSSTRASQPPCLNLPFTCDSASASWGSRRDCAPSHPAGQGPVATTSRARKGASWACAAHIGPGPRLSPSTEPRSAWSRLSEQAVGWSTGLRGLLMFTWRPASWRSRLLSPTLPGQGLGWAPDLAGEAQGPGQGRAACHPCEDEGALHLPALSSVFLGLLKESGTLVGGWVAGGGGLLAMNLCLSQAVPSSRGLLGDLCNLSQLKT; encoded by the exons ATGAGCAAGCTGCCCTGGGAGCTGACTCGAGACTTGGAGCGCAGCctgcccgccgtggcctccctgGGCTCCTCGCTGTCCCACAGCCAGAGCCTCTCCTCGCACCTCCTTCCGCCGCCTGAGAAGCGAAGGGCCATCTCTGATGTCCGCCGCACCTTCTGTCTCTTCGTCACCTTCGACCTGCTGTTCATCTCCCTGCTCTGGATCATTGAACTGAAT ACCAACACAGGCATCCGTAAGAACTTGGAGCAGGAGATCATCCAGTACAACTTTAAAACTTCCTTCTTCGACATCTTC GTCCTGGCCTTCTTCCGCTTCTCTGGACTGCTCCTGGGCTATGCCGTGCTGCGGCTCCGGCACTGGTGGGTGATTGCG GTCACGACGCTGGTGTCCAGTGCATTCCTTATTGTCAAGGTCATCCTCTCTGAG CTGCTCAGCAAAGGGGCATTTGGCTACCTGCTCCCCATCGTCTCCTTTGTCCTCGCCTGGTTGGAGACCTGGTTCCTTGACTTCAAAGTCCTACCCCAGGAAGCCGAAGAGGAGCGAT GGTCTGACAATGAATCAGATGAAGAAGTTGCTGGGAAGAAAAGTTTCTCTGCTCAG GAGCGGGAGTACATCCGCCAGGGGAAGGAGGCCACAGCAGTGGTGGACCAGATCTTGGCCCAGGAAGAGAACTGGAAGTTTGAGAAGAATAAT GAATATGGGGACACCGTGTACACCATCGAAGTTCCCTTTCATGGCAAGACGTTTATCCTGAAG AccttcctgccctgccctgcggAGCTCGTGTACCAGGAGGTGATCCTGCAGCCCGAGAGGATGGTGCTGTGGAACAAAACAGTGACTGCCTGCCAG ATCCTGCAGCGAGTGGAAGACAACACCCTCATCTCCTATGACGTGTCTGCAGGGGCTGCGGGCGGCGTGGTCTCCCCAAG GGACTTCGTGAATGTCCGGCGCATTGAGCGGCGCAGGGACCGATACTTGTCATCAGGGATCGCCACCATACACAGTGCCAAGCCCCCGACGCACAAATATGTCCG GGGAGAGAATGGCCCTGGGGGCTTCATCGTGCTCAAGTCGGCCAGTAACCCCCGTGTCTGCACCTTTGTCTGGATTCTTAATACAGATCTCAAGGTGGGGTGCTGGGGGGCTGCCAG GGCCGCCTGCCCCGGTACCTCATCCACCAGAGCCTCGCAGCCACCATGTTTGAATTTGCCTTTCACCTGCGACAGCGCATCAGCGAGCTGGGGGTCCAGGCGTGACTGTGCCCCCTCCCACCCTGCAGGCCAGGGTCCTGTCGCCACCACTTCCAGAGCCAGAAAGGGTGCCAGCTGGGCTTGCGCTGCCCACATAGGACCTGGCCCCAGGCTGTCACCCTCCACCGAGCCACGCAGTGCCTGGAGTAGACTGTCTGAGCAGGCTGTGGGGTGGAGCACTGGACTCCGGGGCCTGCTGATGTTTACATGGCGCCCTGCCTCCTGGAGGAGCAGATTGCTGTCCCCCACCTTGCCAGGGCAGGGTCTGGGCTGGGCACCTgacttggctggggaggcccagggccctgggcagggcagggcagcctGTCacccatgtgaagatgaaggggCTCTTCATCTGCCTGCGCTGTCATCGGTTTTTTTAGGATTATTGAAAGAGTCTGGGACCCTTGTTGGGGGGTGGGTGGCAGGTGGGGGTGGGCTGCTGGCCATGAATCTCTGCCTCTCCCAGGCTGTCCCCTCCTCCCGGGGCCTCCTGGGGGACCTTTGTAATTTAAGCCAATTAAAaacatga